DNA from Chaetodon trifascialis isolate fChaTrf1 chromosome 14, fChaTrf1.hap1, whole genome shotgun sequence:
ACTGTGCAGCCGCGTATCCCAGAGGCAACCCTTTCAAGGCCTGGAACGACGCTCCATGTAATTATGAACTGAAATGGATTTGCGAAATGCCACCAAGGGCCGCAAGTTAATGTGATTTTTCGAAAAATCACATGACGCTCTCGTTTAATTGTTTGAATGAAGATTTAGCGCTGCCTTGCAAACTTTCACTGAATTGTTCTGTTTATTGTCAcatcagtttttgttgagaCTACAAAATGGCAAGGAagtttaaaatacaaaaaaatacatctgATTTAAGAAATGAACCATAACTGTGAGTTAATTATTTTACTGcaataaattaaacatttacCTTTACTATGTACATATGTATTACTACTATACAAATCTATACATACAGCTTAAAGTGTGAGTTACCGTTGTTGTTAGGTTGATTTTACAAATGTCACAGACATTCATCACTATATACACAGACTATAATAACCAGTAGGAGAAAACTTAAGCGCTGGAGCGTCACATGTTGGTTCTTGGAATTCCCAAATGGCTGTTCAACTGGCTTTTTCACACCCCCCGTTGCGAGGATTTGCTTTGAATGGTAAAAAGGGGTCAAAGGAGAATGGCCAAAAAAATGTAACAGACATGCCATAAGCAGGCCAATCACATCCAAATTCAGGTTTCATCTGAAAAAGCACCACATGGAATGACCTCCAACTGGATACAACAACACACTGTTCAATTATGCTAATAAACGTATCTAATAAACTGGTTTAGTGTATACATATCATctgataaataaacacaaaccaaaccaaTGTCCCGTTCTTGATTTCCATGTCTGATTAACTGACTTCATGTTTTGAAGCCTGCAGTGTCTCTGATCTCTGACAACTACTTTAGTCAAACCACCCTTTGCTCCCTGAGCATGCCGGTCGAACGCTCACAGCACTGCAAAGTGCTGCCGAAGTTGCTTAAGAATCTGTTGAGTGTCGACGTGCTCGGGAAAGGAGTCCTCCGACTTCTGGGCCGCAGTGTAGCTGCTCTGGAGGTCTCCAATCTGGgcaaggaaaaaataaaattttgacTGACAGCATCATGGAGCCTCTTTTACTACTGCACTGTTTCAATGTTCCCATGAATTAAATAGTAATAAATTACCTTTTCAGAGAGAATGGAGAGATTGAAGTGAGGCTCATACATGTGAGGCGCCAGTGATGCAGCCGTCTGCAGGAAGGCTTTCGACTGGATCAAAGTTAGGACATCCATTAACATTGTAGACAGAGTGATATGCATCAAAATTTCTATGAAAAGAACTCTTCTGCTACATTTTCTCATTTACAGTAGGGCAGCATCTAAAGGGTAGGTGAGAGACATCTTCAAAATCACACAGCTAAGACATAATTCTGCCATCTTATTAGCTCAGTGGCAGTTTAacttagtttaaaaaaaagtttatcGGGCTGTGATACATCATATTAGAGGAGGGGCCTTCAATTACATTTGGCCAAGGGCCAGAATTTTCTAAGCAGACAATACTGGGACCagacttttaaataaaaataatttaattaataTAAGTAATTTATTTAGGCTAAATTACCCTATTATTGCTTAATATTTTCAATTTCTTACAAAATGAATGATATTTTTATGAGTCTACATCAGAGTGAAGAGAGTAAACAGACTCCAGTATAAAATGCTGTCAGACTCCCACCAAGGAGGTGCTCAGTACTCAGATTGAGCACATACTTggactcaatacaacagttggccaatGACAGTAGAGTATTGCATCTTGCGTCCAATCGAAAAGCGAGACAAGCTATATGAATCAAAGATGTGTTTTCACCTGTTCGACACGACCTTTGCGCAGCTCCAGCACAGCCAGGTTGTTGTAGGCCTCAGCGTGGTCGTTATTAAAAGCCAAAGCCAGTTTAAAACACTGGTAGGCCAGTGTCAGGTCCCCTATGCCCTGTAAACAAAGACCAAGAGCACTTTGTACCAGCTTCTACTTATGTATGTTGTGAGCTTGTGAGTTCTACTTGCTGAAAATcagtatttcatttattttaactggaacccaaacacagaggaggcacaCATTATGAACTCATCACACATATTTTGGGGGTTTGATAACTCACCACAGCCACATGTCCTATGTTGTACCACACATCAGCCTGCTCTTCGTCACTGGCCACCAGGGCCAGAGCCCTCTCAAATGAGGACAGAGTCATGTCGTACTGCTGGGCGTAGAAGCAGCACAAGCCCAGGTTGTTGTACAGTTGGCAGTTATACACCCCCATCTGGAGGAGCCGTCTAGCAAAAGGAGAAGCTTATTGAATCACAGATGGGGTATAACCTCTCTTGACATACAGTGTAACAACACATCACATTAATTACAAATAAACACTTATCTGACCTGTAGAAGCGCAGGGCGATCTCAGGCTGATCAGTGTAGAAGTGATTGCTGCCTATACAGGCTATGGCCTCGACGTGAGTATTGTCCTGCTTCAGGACGTCTTTGTAGTACTCTGTGGCTGATGAAATGTTGTTCATCTCCTGTGACAATATCACAATTTAGACAGTACATAAGGTTTCTTGTATCTGCGGGGAGGACAAAATGGACTCTAAAGTAAGAACTGTACCTCATGTATGCGAGCAATTCCTGTTAGAAGGGTGACCTCACCAGGAAAGTGGTCCAGGCCTTGCTTGAAAAGATTGAGTGCTGTTATTGGTTGATCCAGGCGCTGATATACCTAAGGGAAAACATTTGGCACATGGAAAGATTATTCTCCATTGTGCAACAAGTTGGTTATGTGACATAATGCTGTGATATCGCCATCACTACCTTTGCAAGGTAGAGATATGTATCCACCACCTCTTGATGGTTGAGGGCTGATCTaaactgtttttctgcttctcgATATAAACCGAGCCTGCAAAGGACAGAGACATGAATTATAACACAGATTGTAAAAACTTaatcaaatgtcagaaaatgctgaCCTCAAGCAATGTCCATGTTAGTGAGTTACTCACCTGTAATAGCATTTCCCCAGCTGAACTTTCCACCACCAGTCTTTGAACTGAGCATGTTCAGTAGCTTGAGCAGCCAAATCTAAAGCCTGGACAAGAAATATAAAGTTTGTGTTGCACAAATAAAAGTCAACAATCCTATTATGCAATGCAAGCCTATTTGCTTTTTAACTGATTTATGCAACACTTACATTTTTCACATCGTTTTCATGATGGAAGATGAACTCAAACAGtgtctgaggaaaaaaaggaaaggaaattatGGTTAATTGACATATAAGAAAACTCAATGATCCTGATTCATTTTTGCAAGTCATTCTCAGTCTTACCCTGGATAAATTAGGCTTTTGAGAATACTTGGCCAGATTCAGTCGAGACAGGTTTATAAATGGTCCATCTGGATTGGTTAGCATAGAGGCCTGGAGAAACAGTAGAACAAGATGTTTTGCTACATGTTTCAGGATTTCTTCTCGTTCAATATGGCAAAATAcagcacaataaaaaataaacaggtTCATTCATAATAAAAGTTTTGCATTTAACAATATTATTACATTTGAAGAAATAGGGGAAATACTATAAACATAGATCGatgaaacacaaatatcaatCAATAGAAAGACATTTCCAAATGAAATTTTAAAGATAGATGACTGGGCAGATTCTGTGTTTCATATATAAGCACTCTGGTGAGAAAACtatctttcactttcacttggAGCCTCTCAGTCGCTGCAGACTGACACAGTTTCAGACATAATTTACTCACTGTTCCCAGGCGGATGAATCTGCCAGAAGCACTGGTGACAGGACGAGCAGTGCTTGCAGTGCGGGGGGTCTTGATGGCTTGCTCCATTGTCCCAGGACGCCCTGACTGCGTGCTGGGTCGCACAAATCCTGTTATAGGACGCCCTGATTGTGTCAGAGGCCTTGAGTTCAGATAAGAAAACTCAGATCAGGAATTTCTTACTTTGTTAAAACTATCACCAACGGGAAAATTTTTCAGTGTTGTCTAGCAGACAGTACCTGACAGCTGGTGTGGGACCTCCGCCCTGACTTGTTCCAGGGAGCCTCAGAGATGTTCCAGGTCCTGGAAGAAAGTCAAGTCACTCCAACACATTTAACCACCAAATTACTATTAGTATGAattattaattttctttctGATAGGAGTTGGAACTCACGTGCAACTTGAGCAATAGAGCTCTCATCCA
Protein-coding regions in this window:
- the ttc8 gene encoding tetratricopeptide repeat protein 8 isoform X2, which gives rise to MEVTMDPLFLAWSYFRRRKLQQCSDICTKILQDNPYDQAAWSLKTRALTEMVYIDEVEVDQEGIAEMMLDESSIAQVARPGTSLRLPGTSQGGGPTPAVRPLTQSGRPITGFVRPSTQSGRPGTMEQAIKTPRTASTARPVTSASGRFIRLGTASMLTNPDGPFINLSRLNLAKYSQKPNLSRTLFEFIFHHENDVKNALDLAAQATEHAQFKDWWWKVQLGKCYYRLGLYREAEKQFRSALNHQEVVDTYLYLAKVYQRLDQPITALNLFKQGLDHFPGEVTLLTGIARIHEEMNNISSATEYYKDVLKQDNTHVEAIACIGSNHFYTDQPEIALRFYRRLLQMGVYNCQLYNNLGLCCFYAQQYDMTLSSFERALALVASDEEQADVWYNIGHVAVGIGDLTLAYQCFKLALAFNNDHAEAYNNLAVLELRKGRVEQSKAFLQTAASLAPHMYEPHFNLSILSEKIGDLQSSYTAAQKSEDSFPEHVDTQQILKQLRQHFAVL
- the ttc8 gene encoding tetratricopeptide repeat protein 8 isoform X3, with protein sequence MVYIDEVEVDQEGIAEMMLDESSIAQVARPGTSLRLPGTSQGGGPTPAVRPLTQSGRPITGFVRPSTQSGRPGTMEQAIKTPRTASTARPVTSASGRFIRLGTASMLTNPDGPFINLSRLNLAKYSQKPNLSRTLFEFIFHHENDVKNALDLAAQATEHAQFKDWWWKVQLGKCYYRLGLYREAEKQFRSALNHQEVVDTYLYLAKVYQRLDQPITALNLFKQGLDHFPGEVTLLTGIARIHEEMNNISSATEYYKDVLKQDNTHVEAIACIGSNHFYTDQPEIALRFYRRLLQMGVYNCQLYNNLGLCCFYAQQYDMTLSSFERALALVASDEEQADVWYNIGHVAVGIGDLTLAYQCFKLALAFNNDHAEAYNNLAVLELRKGRVEQSKAFLQTAASLAPHMYEPHFNLSILSEKIGDLQSSYTAAQKSEDSFPEHVDTQQILKQLRQHFAVL
- the ttc8 gene encoding tetratricopeptide repeat protein 8 isoform X1, coding for MEVTMDPLFLAWSYFRRRKLQQCSDICTKILQDNPYDQDCSLPISEAAWSLKTRALTEMVYIDEVEVDQEGIAEMMLDESSIAQVARPGTSLRLPGTSQGGGPTPAVRPLTQSGRPITGFVRPSTQSGRPGTMEQAIKTPRTASTARPVTSASGRFIRLGTASMLTNPDGPFINLSRLNLAKYSQKPNLSRTLFEFIFHHENDVKNALDLAAQATEHAQFKDWWWKVQLGKCYYRLGLYREAEKQFRSALNHQEVVDTYLYLAKVYQRLDQPITALNLFKQGLDHFPGEVTLLTGIARIHEEMNNISSATEYYKDVLKQDNTHVEAIACIGSNHFYTDQPEIALRFYRRLLQMGVYNCQLYNNLGLCCFYAQQYDMTLSSFERALALVASDEEQADVWYNIGHVAVGIGDLTLAYQCFKLALAFNNDHAEAYNNLAVLELRKGRVEQSKAFLQTAASLAPHMYEPHFNLSILSEKIGDLQSSYTAAQKSEDSFPEHVDTQQILKQLRQHFAVL